In Musa acuminata AAA Group cultivar baxijiao chromosome BXJ2-8, Cavendish_Baxijiao_AAA, whole genome shotgun sequence, one genomic interval encodes:
- the LOC135618407 gene encoding subtilisin-like protease 4 produces MQTTAEPPFPLLSSMEVLKLFSFLCLFYVLCSNPYQVTSSINLQRRTYIVHVQPPESAAPGTSSDRVVWYRSFLATVTSELQMIHAYTNVASGFAARLTEQELAAMSLIPGFVRAYPDRMYRLQTTHTPDFLGLHMHQGLWNLSSYGKGVIVGLLDTGVFPDHPSFSGLGMPPPPAKWTGRCDFNASSCNNKLIGARTFLAGAKAARGEAFASDPPNDDVGHGTHTSSTAAGAAVPGAQVLGNAKGVAVGMAPLAHLAMYKVCADFGCFSSDILAGMDAAVSDGVDVLSLSLGGASLPFYDDSIALGAYAAIENGVFVSCAAGNGGPESSTLSNEAPWILTVAASTMDRNIRVTVTLGNGLSFDGESLYQPSSFPPTLYPLVYAGASGNPDTVFCGIGSFDGFDVKGKIVLCERGGGIGRIDKGTAVQSAGGIGMILMNQAADGYSTLADAHVLPASHVSFAAGDQIKAYINSLASPTAALLFKGTILGTSPAPAITSFSSRGPSQASPGILKPDITGPGVNVLAAWPFPVGPSNYTGVTFDIISGTSMATPHLSGIAALIKGVHPDWSPAAIKSAMMTTASVQDHSGNPIVNEQLVPADLFATGAGHVNPVKASNPGLVYDLTADDYIGYLCGLGYTSTEVSVIARKPILCPTVSSIPEKDLNYPSISVSLGGKVTYTVVKRTVKNVGEAAVTYWAEVGAPNGTYVRVYPRALSFTYVNEEKQFFVVFKMTGGCGCVGAAQGYLKWVSVKHEVRSPISITYTS; encoded by the coding sequence ATGCAGACGACAGCAGAACCCCCATTCCCCCTTCTTTCATCAATGGAGGTCCTCaaactcttctccttcctctgccTTTTCTATGTCCTTTGCTCCAATCCATATCAGGTGACTTCCAGCATCAATTTGCAACGGAGGACTTACATAGTCCACGTGCAGCCGCCGGAGTCGGCCGCTCCCGGCACCTCGTCGGACAGGGTGGTTTGGTACAGGTCGTTCCTCGCGACAGTCACGTCGGAGCTGCAGATGATCCACGCCTATACCAACGTCGCCAGCGGCTTCGCTGCTCGGCTCACCGAGCAGGAACTGGCGGCCATGTCACTGATCCCCGGCTTCGTCCGCGCCTACCCTGACCGCATGTACCGCCTCCAGACCACCCACACGCCGGACTTCCTGGGGTTGCACATGCACCAGGGTTTGTGGAACCTGTCCAGCTACGGCAAGGGCGTCATCGTCGGCCTGCTCGACACCGGCGTCTTCCCTGACCACCCTTCCTTCAGTGGCTTAGGGATGCCACCGCCGCCCGCTAAATGGACTGGCCGCTGTGACTTCAACGCGTCGAGCTGCAACAACAAGCTCATCGGAGCAAGAACGTTCCTCGCCGGCGCGAAGGCCGCGAGGGGCGAAGCGTTTGCGTCGGATCCCCCAAACGACGACGTGGGTCACGGGACTCACACGTCCAGCACGGCCGCGGGAGCCGCCGTGCCGGGCGCCCAAGTGCTCGGAAACGCCAAGGGCGTCGCGGTTGGCATGGCGCCCCTTGCGCACCTCGCCATGTACAAAGTGTGCGCCGATTTCGGATGCTTCAGCAGTGATATATTGGCCGGGATGGACGCTGCGGTGTCCGACGGAGTCGACGTCCTCTCGCTCTCCCTCGGCGGAGCCTCGCTACCATTTTATGATGACTCGATCGCGTTGGGCGCCTACGCTGCGATAGAGAATGGGGTGTTCGTAAGCTGCGCGGCCGGCAATGGCGGGCCGGAATCGAGCACGCTGTCAAACGAGGCGCCGTGGATCCTCACAGTGGCCGCGAGCACCATGGACAGGAACATAAGGGTGACGGTGACGCTCGGCAATGGTCTCTCATTCGACGGCGAGTCCCTCTACCAGCCAAGCTCGTTCCCTCCCACTCTCTACCCTTTAGTGTACGCCGGAGCCAGTGGGAACCCGGACACTGTCTTCTGCGGCATTGGTTCGTTCGACGGCTTCGACGTCAAGGGCAAGATAGTGCTGTGCGAGCGTGGCGGAGGCATCGGAAGGATCGATAAGGGCACCGCCGTACAGAGTGCAGGCGGCATCGGCATGATCCTTATGAACCAGGCCGCGGACGGGTACAGTACGCTCGCCGACGCTCATGTCCTCCCTGCCTCGCACGTCAGCTTTGCTGCCGGCGATCAGATCAAAGCCTACATCAACTCCTTGGCCAGCCCAACGGCGGCGCTCCTGTTCAAGGGCACGATACTGGGCACGTCCCCTGCTCCGGCGATAACATCCTTCTCCTCGAGAGGCCCCAGTCAAGCTAGCCCTGGCATTCTGAAGCCAGACATCACCGGGCCCGGAGTTAATGTCTTGGCCGCATGGCCTTTCCCGGTCGGACCCTCCAATTACACCGGCGTCACCTTCGACATCATATCCGGCACTTCCATGGCCACCCCTCACCTAAGTGGGATCGCGGCTCTGATCAAGGGCGTACACCCGGACTGGTCACCCGCCGCCATCAAATCCGCCATGATGACGACCGCCAGCGTGCAAGACCACAGCGGAAATCCGATCGTGAACGAACAACTCGTCCCTGCCGACCTCTTCGCAACCGGCGCCGGCCATGTCAACCCGGTGAAGGCCAGCAACCCCGGCCTGGTCTACGACTTAACCGCCGACGACTACATCGGTTATCTTTGCGGTCTGGGGTACACGAGCACTGAGGTCTCGGTGATCGCGCGGAAGCCGATCCTTTGCCCAACCGTCAGCAGCATCCCGGAGAAGGACTTGAACTACCCTTCGATCTCGGTTTCACTCGGCGGCAAGGTGACCTACACCGTGGTGAAACGGACGGTGAAGAACGTGGGCGAGGCGGCGGTCACCTACTGGGCCGAGGTTGGCGCGCCAAATGGGACGTACGTTCGCGTCTACCCGCGGGCGCTGAGCTTCACCTACGTGAACGAAGAGAAGCAGTTCTTTGTGGTGTTCAAGATGACGGGCGGTTGCGGTTGCGTAGGTGCGGCTCAGGGCTATTTGAAGTGGGTCTCCGTCAAGCACGAGGTACGGAGCCCGATCTCCATCACGTACACGAGCTAG
- the LOC135583063 gene encoding uncharacterized protein LOC135583063 isoform X3 gives MASCHGSSKHDKFSIKYLWIPLDVQCYEPNTIVSQKYALRTHAKGSTLSETKSPIQGASTAKFVSAVARIWDYAGDPAVFHSDESLKYHDHLQKECNTICYSGRQRKQKPTSTRNGSACNGLEPKSSLTSAVKSYFEEVKCIKKQLLLAACNRYVANSFSWKRVWLIGSHSHIGNDKVTWSTTRTVQASQCESIDKTSLEDLKDDRSIGTDKQSPFEISATQAKGNSAAAELYDASCDKSTNLVGNDLQISGSFYSTYSLRPMMIWKGIVVGFCRNHRSSLHFGNNFDFLTLTGYTYGRHQKAIEVMSSSVSEVSRELSAFKDCDIHECGKSLAQEPILEHKRLPIFTIHDKLEKELTKNRHAIAGALAGTIVSLCLHPIDTIKTIIQADGIGQKSVYCTLRTLISEKGIAGLYCGITTNIASSALISAIYTFTYESVKGALLPVLPKEYHSVVHCFAGGCSSIATSLIFTPSERIKQQMQVGSQYQDCWNAFIGCFEKGGLPSLYTGWKAVLCRNIPHSIIKFYTYENLKLLCLVSAKPNSGLSTLQTLMCGGIAGSTAALFTTPFDVVKTKLQTQAPGTIGKYSGVLHALQEIARQEGFQGLYRMCCIVVKICSIDIQFCILLI, from the exons ATGGCTTCTTGTCATGGATCTTCAAAACATGATAAGTTTTCTATCAAATATTTATGGATTCCTCTGGATGTgcaatgttatgaaccaaatacaaTTGTTTCCCAGAAATATGCCCTCAGAACTCATGCAAAGGGCAGTACACTATCTGAAACCAAATCTCCCATCCAAGGAGCAAGTACAGCAAAGTTTGTATCTGCAGTTGCTAGGATCTGGGATTATGCTGGAGATCCAGCAGTTTTCCACAGTGATGAAAGCTTGAAATATCATGACCATTTGCAGAAAGAGTGTAACACCATATGCTATTCTGGCAggcaaagaaaacaaaaaccaACATCCACCAGAAATGGAAGTGCTTGCAATGGACTAGAGCCTAAAAGCTCTTTGACATCTGCAGTAAAATCATACTTTGAGGAAGTAAAATGCATTAAGAAACAGTTATTGCTTGCCGCTTGCAACAGATATGTAGCCAATTCTTTCAGCTGGAAACGTGTCTGGTTAATTGGTTCCCATTCACATATAGGAAATGATAAGGTCACATGGAGTACAACTCGTACTGTTCAAGCCAGCCAATGTGAAAGCATTGATAAAACTAGTTTGGAAGACCTGAAGGATGACAGATCTATTGGAACAGACAAGCAAAGTCCATTTGAAATATCTGCTACTCAGGCCAAAGGGAATTCTGCTGCTGCTGAACTCTATGATGCTTCTTGTGATAAATCAACGAACTTAGTAGGAAACGATCTGCAAATTTCAGGTTCATTTTATTCAACATATTCACTCCGACCAATGATGATCTGGAAAGGAATAGTTGTTGGATTTTGTAGAAATCACAGATCTAGTCTTCATTTCGGCAACAACTTTGATTTCTTAACTTTGACTGGTTACACTTATGGACGCCATCAGAAAGCTATTGAGGTCATGTCCTCTTCAGTTTCTGAGGTTTCACGGGAACTTTCTGCCTTCAAGGATTGTGATATTCATGAGTGTGGTAAAAGCTTAGCTCAGGAGCCCATTCTTGAACATAAACGTTTACCAATATTCACGATACATGATAAACTCGAAAAAGAACTAACCAAGAATAGACATGCAATAGCAGGAGCATTGGCTGGAACAATTGTTAGCCTTTGTCTGCATCCTATTGATACAATTAAGACTATAATTCAGGCTGATGGCATAGGTCAAAAGTCAGTTTATTGCACTCTCAGAACGCTCATATCAGAAAAAG GCATAGCAGGGCTCTACTGTGGGATAACTACCAATATTGCTTCCTCAGCGCTTATTTCTGCCATCTATACCTTCACATATGAATCAGTTAAGGGGGCCCTACTACCAGTTCTGCCAAAG GAGTACCATTCTGTTGTTCACTGCTTTGCAGGTGGTTGCTCAAGCATAGCTACTTCTCTCATCTTTACTCCCAGTGAACGTATAAAGCAACAGATGCAAGTGGGTTCACAGTATCAGGACTGCTG GAATGCCTTCATTGGATGCTTTGAAAAGGGTGGATTGCCTTCACTATATACTGGGTGGAAGGCAGTTCTTTGTAGGAACATTCCACACTCCATTATCAAG TTTTACACCTATGAAAATTTGAAGCTTCTCTGTTTGGTGTCGGCAAAGCCTAATTCAGGTCTTAGCACATTGCAAACG CTAATGTGTGGGGGTATTGCTGGATCGACTGCTGCTCTTTTCACAACACCCTTTGACGTGGTAAAGACAAAGTTGCAGACACAA GCTCCTGGGACTATTGGGAAATACAGTGGGGTTCTTCATGCATTGCAAGAAATAGCTAGGCAAGAAGGTTTTCAAGGGCTTTACAG GATGTGCTGCATTGTGGTCAAGATCTGTTCGATCGACATACAATTTTGCATTCTATTGATCTGA
- the LOC135583063 gene encoding uncharacterized protein LOC135583063 isoform X2 — MPHLLKYALRTHAKGSTLSETKSPIQGASTAKFVSAVARIWDYAGDPAVFHSDESLKYHDHLQKECNTICYSGRQRKQKPTSTRNGSACNGLEPKSSLTSAVKSYFEEVKCIKKQLLLAACNRYVANSFSWKRVWLIGSHSHIGNDKVTWSTTRTVQASQCESIDKTSLEDLKDDRSIGTDKQSPFEISATQAKGNSAAAELYDASCDKSTNLVGNDLQISGSFYSTYSLRPMMIWKGIVVGFCRNHRSSLHFGNNFDFLTLTGYTYGRHQKAIEVMSSSVSEVSRELSAFKDCDIHECGKSLAQEPILEHKRLPIFTIHDKLEKELTKNRHAIAGALAGTIVSLCLHPIDTIKTIIQADGIGQKSVYCTLRTLISEKGIAGLYCGITTNIASSALISAIYTFTYESVKGALLPVLPKEYHSVVHCFAGGCSSIATSLIFTPSERIKQQMQVGSQYQDCWNAFIGCFEKGGLPSLYTGWKAVLCRNIPHSIIKFYTYENLKLLCLVSAKPNSGLSTLQTLMCGGIAGSTAALFTTPFDVVKTKLQTQAPGTIGKYSGVLHALQEIARQEGFQGLYRGVTPRLAMYISQGALFFASYEFLKVVFALQVPQSHVQVIHNQQNADYSKLRSEQTEVLNQNSLAN, encoded by the exons atgccccatctgctG AAATATGCCCTCAGAACTCATGCAAAGGGCAGTACACTATCTGAAACCAAATCTCCCATCCAAGGAGCAAGTACAGCAAAGTTTGTATCTGCAGTTGCTAGGATCTGGGATTATGCTGGAGATCCAGCAGTTTTCCACAGTGATGAAAGCTTGAAATATCATGACCATTTGCAGAAAGAGTGTAACACCATATGCTATTCTGGCAggcaaagaaaacaaaaaccaACATCCACCAGAAATGGAAGTGCTTGCAATGGACTAGAGCCTAAAAGCTCTTTGACATCTGCAGTAAAATCATACTTTGAGGAAGTAAAATGCATTAAGAAACAGTTATTGCTTGCCGCTTGCAACAGATATGTAGCCAATTCTTTCAGCTGGAAACGTGTCTGGTTAATTGGTTCCCATTCACATATAGGAAATGATAAGGTCACATGGAGTACAACTCGTACTGTTCAAGCCAGCCAATGTGAAAGCATTGATAAAACTAGTTTGGAAGACCTGAAGGATGACAGATCTATTGGAACAGACAAGCAAAGTCCATTTGAAATATCTGCTACTCAGGCCAAAGGGAATTCTGCTGCTGCTGAACTCTATGATGCTTCTTGTGATAAATCAACGAACTTAGTAGGAAACGATCTGCAAATTTCAGGTTCATTTTATTCAACATATTCACTCCGACCAATGATGATCTGGAAAGGAATAGTTGTTGGATTTTGTAGAAATCACAGATCTAGTCTTCATTTCGGCAACAACTTTGATTTCTTAACTTTGACTGGTTACACTTATGGACGCCATCAGAAAGCTATTGAGGTCATGTCCTCTTCAGTTTCTGAGGTTTCACGGGAACTTTCTGCCTTCAAGGATTGTGATATTCATGAGTGTGGTAAAAGCTTAGCTCAGGAGCCCATTCTTGAACATAAACGTTTACCAATATTCACGATACATGATAAACTCGAAAAAGAACTAACCAAGAATAGACATGCAATAGCAGGAGCATTGGCTGGAACAATTGTTAGCCTTTGTCTGCATCCTATTGATACAATTAAGACTATAATTCAGGCTGATGGCATAGGTCAAAAGTCAGTTTATTGCACTCTCAGAACGCTCATATCAGAAAAAG GCATAGCAGGGCTCTACTGTGGGATAACTACCAATATTGCTTCCTCAGCGCTTATTTCTGCCATCTATACCTTCACATATGAATCAGTTAAGGGGGCCCTACTACCAGTTCTGCCAAAG GAGTACCATTCTGTTGTTCACTGCTTTGCAGGTGGTTGCTCAAGCATAGCTACTTCTCTCATCTTTACTCCCAGTGAACGTATAAAGCAACAGATGCAAGTGGGTTCACAGTATCAGGACTGCTG GAATGCCTTCATTGGATGCTTTGAAAAGGGTGGATTGCCTTCACTATATACTGGGTGGAAGGCAGTTCTTTGTAGGAACATTCCACACTCCATTATCAAG TTTTACACCTATGAAAATTTGAAGCTTCTCTGTTTGGTGTCGGCAAAGCCTAATTCAGGTCTTAGCACATTGCAAACG CTAATGTGTGGGGGTATTGCTGGATCGACTGCTGCTCTTTTCACAACACCCTTTGACGTGGTAAAGACAAAGTTGCAGACACAA GCTCCTGGGACTATTGGGAAATACAGTGGGGTTCTTCATGCATTGCAAGAAATAGCTAGGCAAGAAGGTTTTCAAGGGCTTTACAG GGGTGTGACTCCAAGGTTAGCTATGTATATCTCTCAAGGAGCCCTTTTTTTTGCATCATATGAGTTTCTTAAAGTAGTCTTTGCTTTGCAAGTTCCGCAATCACATGTTCAGGTCATTCATAACCAACAAAATGCTGACTACTCAAAGTTGAGAAGTGAACAGACTGAAGTCTTAAACCAGAATTCTTTGGCTAATTAG
- the LOC135583063 gene encoding uncharacterized protein LOC135583063 isoform X1 encodes MASCHGSSKHDKFSIKYLWIPLDVQCYEPNTIVSQKYALRTHAKGSTLSETKSPIQGASTAKFVSAVARIWDYAGDPAVFHSDESLKYHDHLQKECNTICYSGRQRKQKPTSTRNGSACNGLEPKSSLTSAVKSYFEEVKCIKKQLLLAACNRYVANSFSWKRVWLIGSHSHIGNDKVTWSTTRTVQASQCESIDKTSLEDLKDDRSIGTDKQSPFEISATQAKGNSAAAELYDASCDKSTNLVGNDLQISGSFYSTYSLRPMMIWKGIVVGFCRNHRSSLHFGNNFDFLTLTGYTYGRHQKAIEVMSSSVSEVSRELSAFKDCDIHECGKSLAQEPILEHKRLPIFTIHDKLEKELTKNRHAIAGALAGTIVSLCLHPIDTIKTIIQADGIGQKSVYCTLRTLISEKGIAGLYCGITTNIASSALISAIYTFTYESVKGALLPVLPKEYHSVVHCFAGGCSSIATSLIFTPSERIKQQMQVGSQYQDCWNAFIGCFEKGGLPSLYTGWKAVLCRNIPHSIIKFYTYENLKLLCLVSAKPNSGLSTLQTLMCGGIAGSTAALFTTPFDVVKTKLQTQAPGTIGKYSGVLHALQEIARQEGFQGLYRGVTPRLAMYISQGALFFASYEFLKVVFALQVPQSHVQVIHNQQNADYSKLRSEQTEVLNQNSLAN; translated from the exons ATGGCTTCTTGTCATGGATCTTCAAAACATGATAAGTTTTCTATCAAATATTTATGGATTCCTCTGGATGTgcaatgttatgaaccaaatacaaTTGTTTCCCAGAAATATGCCCTCAGAACTCATGCAAAGGGCAGTACACTATCTGAAACCAAATCTCCCATCCAAGGAGCAAGTACAGCAAAGTTTGTATCTGCAGTTGCTAGGATCTGGGATTATGCTGGAGATCCAGCAGTTTTCCACAGTGATGAAAGCTTGAAATATCATGACCATTTGCAGAAAGAGTGTAACACCATATGCTATTCTGGCAggcaaagaaaacaaaaaccaACATCCACCAGAAATGGAAGTGCTTGCAATGGACTAGAGCCTAAAAGCTCTTTGACATCTGCAGTAAAATCATACTTTGAGGAAGTAAAATGCATTAAGAAACAGTTATTGCTTGCCGCTTGCAACAGATATGTAGCCAATTCTTTCAGCTGGAAACGTGTCTGGTTAATTGGTTCCCATTCACATATAGGAAATGATAAGGTCACATGGAGTACAACTCGTACTGTTCAAGCCAGCCAATGTGAAAGCATTGATAAAACTAGTTTGGAAGACCTGAAGGATGACAGATCTATTGGAACAGACAAGCAAAGTCCATTTGAAATATCTGCTACTCAGGCCAAAGGGAATTCTGCTGCTGCTGAACTCTATGATGCTTCTTGTGATAAATCAACGAACTTAGTAGGAAACGATCTGCAAATTTCAGGTTCATTTTATTCAACATATTCACTCCGACCAATGATGATCTGGAAAGGAATAGTTGTTGGATTTTGTAGAAATCACAGATCTAGTCTTCATTTCGGCAACAACTTTGATTTCTTAACTTTGACTGGTTACACTTATGGACGCCATCAGAAAGCTATTGAGGTCATGTCCTCTTCAGTTTCTGAGGTTTCACGGGAACTTTCTGCCTTCAAGGATTGTGATATTCATGAGTGTGGTAAAAGCTTAGCTCAGGAGCCCATTCTTGAACATAAACGTTTACCAATATTCACGATACATGATAAACTCGAAAAAGAACTAACCAAGAATAGACATGCAATAGCAGGAGCATTGGCTGGAACAATTGTTAGCCTTTGTCTGCATCCTATTGATACAATTAAGACTATAATTCAGGCTGATGGCATAGGTCAAAAGTCAGTTTATTGCACTCTCAGAACGCTCATATCAGAAAAAG GCATAGCAGGGCTCTACTGTGGGATAACTACCAATATTGCTTCCTCAGCGCTTATTTCTGCCATCTATACCTTCACATATGAATCAGTTAAGGGGGCCCTACTACCAGTTCTGCCAAAG GAGTACCATTCTGTTGTTCACTGCTTTGCAGGTGGTTGCTCAAGCATAGCTACTTCTCTCATCTTTACTCCCAGTGAACGTATAAAGCAACAGATGCAAGTGGGTTCACAGTATCAGGACTGCTG GAATGCCTTCATTGGATGCTTTGAAAAGGGTGGATTGCCTTCACTATATACTGGGTGGAAGGCAGTTCTTTGTAGGAACATTCCACACTCCATTATCAAG TTTTACACCTATGAAAATTTGAAGCTTCTCTGTTTGGTGTCGGCAAAGCCTAATTCAGGTCTTAGCACATTGCAAACG CTAATGTGTGGGGGTATTGCTGGATCGACTGCTGCTCTTTTCACAACACCCTTTGACGTGGTAAAGACAAAGTTGCAGACACAA GCTCCTGGGACTATTGGGAAATACAGTGGGGTTCTTCATGCATTGCAAGAAATAGCTAGGCAAGAAGGTTTTCAAGGGCTTTACAG GGGTGTGACTCCAAGGTTAGCTATGTATATCTCTCAAGGAGCCCTTTTTTTTGCATCATATGAGTTTCTTAAAGTAGTCTTTGCTTTGCAAGTTCCGCAATCACATGTTCAGGTCATTCATAACCAACAAAATGCTGACTACTCAAAGTTGAGAAGTGAACAGACTGAAGTCTTAAACCAGAATTCTTTGGCTAATTAG
- the LOC135619862 gene encoding subtilisin-like protease 4 — protein MALATPFLSLLLCLCAASLLSPPFADGSDELKVYVVHVKHPEGVTFSDAAQWSDWYSSLLQSAASTLGVESEEDVEASRLVHSYHNVMTGFSAFLTEMEVEAMSKLDWFLQAYPSRVYRLHTTRTPTFLGLRRRKHGVWRSSNMGEGVIIGVLDTGITPGHPSFDDYGMPPPPAKWKGRCDLNASFCNNKLIGARSFVNYDGRKRLSNVSVVDADGHGTHTASTAAGAFVKRANIYGLARGLASGMAPRAHLAIYKVCLESCANYDILAGMDAAVGDGVDVLSLSLGGDPVPFFVDAIALGGFNAISKGVFVSCSAGNSGPDHYTVSNDAPWLLTVGASTLDRTFRTTVKLGDGQEFDGESMYQPSNYKSKLLPLVYPGLITGNSDTALCMNGTLDSVDVRGKIVLCDRGTNARVEKGQVVKKAGGAGMILVNDALNSYSTNADLHVLPASHLPYPAAAKIKVYINSTSGPTAAIIFKGTATRVPNSPALASFSSRGPSQITPGILKPDILGPGVNILAAWNTQKFNMISGTSMSCPHLSGISALIKKAHPDWSPAAIKSAIMTTARPKDNRQQPIFDEKHVPADLFAVGAGHVDPQRAIDPGLVYDLAPGDYIPYLCGMGIKDESVSAIARKKVNCSSVKSITEGELNYPSITVTLPANSSKWISYTRTVTNVGNPMTEYSVRVDVAKGVTARVQPPKLYFKEVNQKQSFSISFRRNGGASGAVEGRLRWVSREHVVRSPISIVLE, from the coding sequence ATGGCTCTCGCTACGCctttcctctccctcctcctctgccTCTGTGCCGCCTCCCTCCTCTCCCCCCCGTTTGCCGATGGCTCCGACGAGCTCAAAGTCTATGTTGTTCACGTCAAGCACCCGGAGGGCGTGACCTTCTCCGACGCTGCACAGTGGTCGGACTGGTACTCCTCCCTTCTGCAGAGCGCGGCTTCGACGTTGGGAGTCGAGTCCGAAGAAGATGTCGAAGCCTCGCGCCTCGTCCACTCCTACCACAACGTCATGACCGGCTTCTCTGCCTTTCTCACCGAGATGGAGGTGGAAGCCATGTCGAAGCTGGATTGGTTCTTGCAGGCCTATCCGAGCCGTGTTTACCGCCTCCACACCACCCGCACCCCCACCTTCCTGGGGCTGAGACGCCGAAAACATGGCGTGTGGAGATCGTCTAACATGGGCGAAGGAGTCATCATCGGCGTCCTCGACACTGGCATAACACCCGGCCACCCTTCGTTCGACGACTACGGCATGCCGCCGCCGCCGGCCAAGTGGAAGGGCCGCTGTGACCTGAATGCGTCGTTTTGCAACAACAAGCTCATCGGTGCGAGGTCGTTCGTCAACTACGATGGTCGCAAGCGCCTGTCGAATGTGAGTGTGGTCGACGCTGACGGGCACGGCACGCACACAGCGAGCACCGCCGCCGGGGCGTTCGTGAAGCGCGCCAACATCTACGGGCTGGCCCGGGGCTTGGCGTCCGGGATGGCGCCGCGCGCGCACCTCGCCATTTACAAGGTGTGCCTCGAGTCGTGTGCGAACTACGACATATTAGCCGGCATGGATGCCGCGGTCGGCGACGGCGTCGACGTGCTCTCCCTCTCCCTCGGTGGCGATCCTGTTCCTTTCTTCGTCGACGCCATCGCGCTGGGTGGCTTCAACGCCATCAGCAAAGGAGTCTTCGTCAGCTGCTCGGCCGGCAACTCCGGTCCGGATCATTACACCGTGTCCAACGACGCGCCGTGGTTACTCACGGTTGGCGCGAGCACCTTGGACCGGACCTTCCGAACCACCGTAAAGCTCGGCGACGGACAAGAGTTCGACGGCGAGTCGATGTACCAGCCATCGAACTACAAGTCCAAATTGCTACCTCTGGTTTACCCTGGTCTGATCACCGGCAATAGTGACACCGCTCTCTGCATGAATGGCACACTGGATTCCGTCGACGTCCGCGGAAAGATAGTGCTGTGCGACCGCGGCACCAATGCGAGAGTCGAGAAGGGACAAGTCGTCAAGAAAGCCGGCGGCGCCGGCATGATCCTTGTGAACGATGCGCTGAACTCGTATAGCACCAACGCCGACCTCCATGTGCTCCCGGCATCGCATCTGCCCTACCCTGCCGCGGCTAAGATCAAGGTGTACATCAACTCCACCTCCGGCCCGACCGCCGCCATCATCTTCAAAGGCACCGCTACGCGTGTACCCAACTCGCCCGCCCTGGCCTCGTTCTCCTCCCGCGGGCCCAGCCAGATCACGCCGGGGATTCTGAAGCCAGACATCCTCGGGCCGGGCGTCAACATCCTCGCCGCGTGGAACACCCAGAAGTTCAACATGATCTCCGGCACCTCCATGTCCTGCCCGCACCTCTCCGGCATCTCCGCGCTGATCAAGAAAGCACACCCGGACTGGTCGCCGGCCGCGATCAAGTCGGCCATCATGACGACCGCTCGCCCGAAGGACAACAGACAGCAACCGATCTTCGACGAGAAGCACGTCCCGGCCGACCTGTTCGCGGTAGGCGCTGGCCACGTCGATCCGCAGAGGGCCATCGACCCAGGTCTCGTCTACGACCTCGCACCCGGCGACTACATTCCTTATCTCTGTGGCATGGGCATCAAGGACGAGTCCGTTAGCGCTATAGCCCGCAAGAAGGTGAATTGCTCGTCTGTGAAGAGCATCACAGAGGGAGAGCTGAACTATCCTTCCATCACCGTCACTTTGCCGGCGAACAGCTCCAAGTGGATCAGCTACACGCGGACCGTGACCAACGTCGGGAATCCGATGACGGAGTATTCGGTACGGGTGGACGTGGCGAAGGGAGTGACCGCGAGGGTGCAGCCACCGAAGCTCTACTTCAAGGAGGTGAACCAGAAGCAGAGCTTCAGCATAAGCTTCAGGAGGAACGGAGGTGCGTCGGGCGCAGTGGAGGGGCGACTGAGGTGGGTGTCGAGGGAGCATGTGGTTAGGAGCCCAATCTCCATCGTCTTGGAGTAA